CTGTCGCGGGAGCCGGCGGGCAGCTACACGGGAAAGCTGTTCGCCGACCTGGGGGCGGAAGTGGTCAAGGTGGAGGCACCCACGGGGGATCCGCTTAGGGAGCGGACGGGGGCGTTCCTCCACCTCAACACCAACAAGCGCAGCGTGGTGGCCGACCCCGCCGGCGCACCGGGGCGGGACAAGCTGTCCCGTCTTCTCGACCGGGCCGACGTCGTGGTGGAGACGGTCGGCGGAGGTGAGCTCGCCGACTTCGCCATGAGCGCCGACGACGTCCGGGCCCGGCGGCCCGGTCTGGTCGTCACCACGATCAGCGGCTTCGGCGCC
This DNA window, taken from Acidimicrobiales bacterium, encodes the following:
- a CDS encoding CoA transferase, giving the protein MELSREPAGSYTGKLFADLGAEVVKVEAPTGDPLRERTGAFLHLNTNKRSVVADPAGAPGRDKLSRLLDRADVVVETVGGGELADFAMSADDVRARRPGLVVTTISGFGA